The following is a genomic window from Geminicoccus roseus DSM 18922.
CAGGTTGGCCAGCACCTGCTGCAGGGCGGCGACGTCGCCCGACAGATGCGGCGGCACGCTTGGGTCCAGCACCAGGCGCAGCCACAGGCCGCGCGCCTGCGCCTGCGGCTCCAGCATGCCGCGCAGGACGCCCAACAGCGCGTGCAGGTCGAACGGCTTGGTCACCACCACGAACCGGCCGGCCTCGATCTTGGCCGCGTCCAGCACCGCGTCGACCAGCCCCAAAATGGTGCCGGCCGCGGTGCGGATCGTGCCGACCATCTCGCGCCGGTCGTCGTCGGCCTCGTCCTGGCGCAGCAGGTCGGACAGGCCGATCACCGCGTTGAGCGGGGTGCGGAACTCGTGACTCATCACCGCCAGGAACCGGCTCTTGGCCTGGTTGGCGGCCTCGGCGCGGCGGATCGCCTGCTCCAGCTTGCGCAGCAGCACCGACACGTAGGCCGGCAGCACCACCAGGGCCAGGATCATCGCCACGTCCAACGCCGGCACCTGCCGCCAGTCCGGGTTGAGCAGCACCACCAGCCCGAACAGCACCAGCGACACCGCCGCCGAGCCGAACAGATAGGGCCGGCCATAGCGAAAGCCGTGGCCGAAGATGATCCACAACAGGATCGGGTAGAACGGCGCCGCGGTCATCCCCCCCGCCAGCATCACCGCGTTCACCCCGCCGGTGTCGATCAGCATCCCCAAAACCCGGCGCACCACGCTCACCCCGGGCCACACCAGAATATGCACCAGAACCAGAACCGCCAAAACCAGCGCAACCACGCTGATCCCAAGGCCCAGCAGGAGGAACCGGGCCGGATCGGCATGGGTGGGGGAGGCGGCCAGGATGTAGAGGGCGATCGCCAGCGCGAACCCGATCCGGATCAAGGCCTGCTCGTGCTCGGTGTCCGGACGCGAGGCCAGGCGCTGGCGGAACCTGGCCAGGAGGCCCGGCCGCTCGGCCGGCGGGACCGGTTCAGCCGCGGCCAAGCCGCATCTTCCCGCAGGTCCGCCGCCTCATCCGGGCCATCTCCGGCCGGCGCCCGGATAAAGGCGCTCGAACTCCTCGGCCGGCATCGGCATGCCGATCAGGTGGCCCTGGATCTGGTCGCAGCCGACCCGCTGCAGGGCGGCACGCTGACCCTGGGTCTCCACCCCCTCAGCGAGGACGGTCAGCCCCAGGGTGCGGGCGAGCTCCACGATCATGTGCACGATCCGGCCGGACTGAGCGTCGTTCTCGATCTCGAGCACGAACTGGCGGTCGATCTTGAGCCGGTGCACCGGCAGGCGCTGCAGATAGGCCAGGGACGAATAGCCGGTGCCGAAATCGTCCAGGGACAAGGACAGGCCGAGCCCGGACAGAAAGCGCATCGTGGCCATCGCCTGGGTGGTGTTCTCGAACAGCGCATCCTCGGTGATCTCGATGTCGATCCATTTCGGGTCGATCCCGGTCTCCGCCAGGAGCTGGCCGATCTGCCGCTCCACGCCCTTCTCCCGGAACTGGCCGGGGCTGATGTTGACCGACAGGTTGAAGCCGCCGATCCCGCGCTCCTGCCAGGCGCCCAGCTGCCGGCAGGCCTGCTGCAGCACCCAGTTCGACAAAGGCGCGATCAGCCCGATATCCTCGGCGACATGCAGGAACTCGCCCGGGCGCACGATGCCGCGATGCGGGTGGTTCCAGCGCACCAGCGCCTCGACGCCCACCAGCTGCCCGGTGCGCAGGTCCTGCTGGGGCTGGTAGTAGACCGTGAACTGCCGGGAGGTGAGGGCCTGGCGCAGCTCGCGCTCGAGCTGGATCGTGCGCTTGGCGGTGACGTTCATCTCCTCGGCGAAGAACCGCCAGGTGTCGCGCCCGGACTGCTTGGCCCGGTGCATGGCAAGCTCGGCATTGCGCAGCAGCTGGTCCAGGTCATGGGCGTCGGTCGGCCAGACGGTGACGCCCATCGAGGCGCTGACGCTGATCTCGCGGTCCTCGATCTGGAACGGCTCGGCGAAGATCTCGCTCAAGCGGCCGCACAGCTCGGCGGCCTCGTCCGGCCGGCGCAGGCCCGGATGCACCACCAGAAACTCGTCGGAGCGCAGGCGGCCCAGGGTCTCGACCTCCTTCATCCGGCTGCGCAGCCGCCGCGCCAGGGCCTGGAGCAGGGTGCTGCCGAACGCATCGCCATAGGCGTTGTTGAAGCTCTTGAACCGGTCGATGTCGAGATGCACCACGGCCAGCAGCGTGCCGTCGGCGCTGGTGCGCCCGATCTCCTGGCTGATCCGCTCCAGGAGCGCGGGGAACGAGGGCAGGCCGGTCAGCGCGTCGACCCGCACCGCCGGCTGGACACCGGCCTCGGCGCGGAGCAGCCCGTCGATCTCCTGCCAGATGGTCAGCACATGGGCGACCTGGCCGGCCGGATCGGCCAGCGGCGCGCAGGTCAGGAGGATGCGCCGCGCCGCCTCGCCGGTGCCGACCGCCTCGACCCAGGGATGCTCCGGCGCCTGGCCGGTCTCCAGGACCTTGTCGGCCTGGAGCCGGTGGCGCAGCGCAAACTCCTCGCCCAGAAGCTCGTCCAGGCGCGGCAGCCGGCCAGGGCGGTGCGGCGCCTGCGGCAGGTCCAGGCCCATCAGGCGGGCCCAGCTGGCGCTGGCCGCCACCACCCGGCCGAGCGGATCGGTGACGAAGGCCGGCATCTCCAGCCGCTGGCACAAGGCAGCCGGGTCGAGCAGCAGGGCGGCGCTGCCGCCCTCGCCGACCAGGCGCTGTTCCAGGTCGGCCGCCCGTTCCGCCAGCAGACGCTGCTGGCGGCGCATGGTCAGCAGGTTCTTGACCCGGGCCCGGAACTCCAGATGGTCGACCGGGCTCAGCAGGAAGTCGGTGGCCCCGGCCTCCAGGGCCCGGTAGCAGAAGTCGCGGTCCTCGTAGACGGTCACCACGATGATCGGGATCAGCTCGCAGCCGGCCTGGCCGCGCAGCTGGCGGATCAGCTCCGCCCCGTTCATCCCCGGCATGTTGAAGTCGGTGACCACCAGGTCGGGAACGCTGTCCGCCGTGATCGAGGCCAGGGCGTCGGTCGGGGAGGCGAAGGCCTGCACCCTCAACCCTTCCTCGACCGACTGGGCGAGCCGGGTCAGAACGTTGCGGTTGGTGACCCGGTCGTCGATCACCATTATCCTGGCCATCCGGCCTCCATGCCGAGACCGGCCGGATCCGCTCCGAGCGGCGGGTAGCGTGCGACGGTGCCGGGCGTCCTCGGTGGCCGAAGCGCCGCGGAAGGGACGGACATGGGCGACACAACGACCTCTTCCCTGATCCCGCAGATGATGCGGGCGAGAAAAATCAAGTCAATGGATAGCCTCACGGTTGAGTACGCTATTGTGACATTTCGCGCATATGGAAGTTCCGGCAGGCCGCCCTGCCGGGCCGGGCGGTGCTGGTGACGGCGGACCGGCGGGACTATCCGCCCAACCCGATCGTCGGCGTGGGGGTGGTCGTCCGGCACCAGGGCAAGGTCCTGCTGATCCGGCGCAGCAAGCCGCCACGGGTCGGGCAATGGAGCCTGCCCGGGGGACGCCAGCATCTGGGCGAAACCGTGGAGGAGGCGGCGCGCCGGGAAGTCCAGGAGGAGGCGGGCCTGCCGCTGGGAGCTTGCCGGCTCCTGACGGTGGTCGACCTGATCGAGCGCGACCCTGACGGCCAGGTGGCCTGGCACTACACGCTGATCGATTTCGTGGCGGACGCGCTGCACGACCAAGCGGTTGCCGGCGACGACGCTGCGGAAGCGGCCTGGTTCACGCCGGCCGAGGCAGACAAGGCGGTCGCCTGGGCGGAGACCCGGCGGATCCTGGCCATGGCGCTGGCGGCGGACTGAGCCCCGCTCCCTGCGTCCGGCCCCTGGACGGGGCCGGGAACGGCTGGCGTCAGGCTTCCTCGCGCTCGGAGCCGGCCAGGACGCGTGCCAGGTTGCACAAGGCGTCCTGGTGCTTGCGGTTGCCGATCGACGAGAAGTTGCGCGCCAGCTCCAGGAGCATGCGCTGCTGCGGCATCAGCTCCTTGTCCTTGGGCTTGGCGTTCTTGTCGGGCTCGACGTCCTCGAAGAAATAGCTGATCTCGACGCCCAGCGCCTGGGCGATCTGGAACAGGCGGCCGGCGGAGATGCGGTTGATGCCGGTCTCGTATTTATGCGCCTGCTGGTAGGTCACCCCGATCAGCTCGGCCATCTGCTGCTGGGTGAGGCCCAGCATGATGCGGCGCTGGCGGATGCGCATCGAAACATAATGGTCGACATCGAGAGCCCGGGACCGGCCGCCGGTCCCGCGGGCGACGACCTTGGTGGTGGCCACCTGATTCATGAGGCGAAATCTCCAACCGCGTTCGAGACTCCCTCGGAACCCGGTTCCGTCTCGCGTCCCGATCGATTTCGCTAAAATACCGACAAATTTGCCGGAAGCCAGCACTTCGATAATTTCTCATCAACCATGATAGCTGGGCTCCTAGAGTTCCTCCGCCCGGGCCGTGCCGACGGCCGTGGCCTCCAGCACCCCCAGCACCGGCCGCGCCTCGGCGACCGCGGCCAGCATCGCGCCGCCGCCGCCGGCCAGGCAGAGCAGCATGGTTTCCGGACGGGGGCCCGGCAGCACCCGGCGCAGCAGCTCGCGGCCATCGCCCAGGCGCACCAGGGCATCGCGGCCGGCCACCTCGGCCGGATCGACCGGGTCGGCTGCCACCAGCGCCAGCTGGCCGGCCCGATAGAACGGAGCGTTGCTGTTGTCCTCGACCAGCCAGGCCTGGAGCCGTTCAACCCGCAGGGAAAACGGCGGAAGCGGCGTCGCCAGCGGCGAGCCGATGCCACCGGCACCGATCCGGCCGGCTGCGGTCAGCGCCGGGCGGTCCGGACTGCGGCCGAACCAAAGATATTCCGGGGTGGTCTCAAGCAGCTCGGCGATCCGGTCGACCACCTCGCGCGGCGGGGCATACTCGTCGCGCTCATAGGGACCGATCGTGGTGGGGTGGCGCCGGATCAGCCGGGCCAGCTCCACCTGGGACAAGCCCTTGGCAGAGCGCAGCGCCCGCAGGCGCGTGCCAAAGCTGTCGCCGATCATCCTGCCCTCCCGAACTACACCCCGGTCCACCTGCGGTTCATCGACTAGGGTGAATATCTCAGTTCATCGAGAAAAACTATATCATCCTCGGGTTGTTGGGAGCCACTGGGAGTGCGGCGATGTTCCGGGAAGGGCGGACGTGGAGGTTGTAGCGCCCGATCAAGCCGGCTCACCGGGCGGCCGGCGTCAGCTCCAGCCGGACCGGCAGGTCGCGCGAGGGCAGCGTGGTCCGCCGGTCGGCGGCGTAGCGGTCGACCCCGTCGCCGAACCAGCGCGACCAGGGATGCCCGCTCTGTCCGCCGGCGGCGACGATCTGGATCGCGTCGGGCTCCGCCAGGTCCACCAGGATCCGCAGGCTGGCTGCGTGGGTGACGGTCCGGCGCACCAGGGCCGGATCGACCGAGGCACCGGCGACGTCGACGCTGTACGGATCGCCGGCCTTCCTGGCGGCGTGGCCGAACAGGCGGCCCAGGACGGGCACGCTGTCCAGCACCGGATGCGGCAGGAGCGCGGTCTGGACCTCGTGCAGGGACCAGGCCTCCCGCTCCGGCCCGAACGTCGCCACCAGGGCCTGGTGCGCCTGCGCCAGGGCCCGGGCGGCCAGCGCCGCGCAGTCTTCCGTCACCGGAGTGCGCCGGTCGTCGCACCAGGCCTGTCGCTGGCGGACCACCCGGACCAGGAACGCACCGCGCAGGCCGCCGACTTCGCCGGCGGCAGCGCCCAGTTCGTCGCTGCGGACCAGCCGCGACAGATGCTCGGCGAACGCCAGGAACAGCCCGGCCCGCCAGCTGTCCTCGGCCATCGTGCCGTCCCAGCCGCGCATGGCGTCGCGCAGTTCCGCCAGGGCC
Proteins encoded in this region:
- a CDS encoding NUDIX hydrolase, which codes for MTADRRDYPPNPIVGVGVVVRHQGKVLLIRRSKPPRVGQWSLPGGRQHLGETVEEAARREVQEEAGLPLGACRLLTVVDLIERDPDGQVAWHYTLIDFVADALHDQAVAGDDAAEAAWFTPAEADKAVAWAETRRILAMALAAD
- a CDS encoding helix-turn-helix domain-containing protein codes for the protein MNQVATTKVVARGTGGRSRALDVDHYVSMRIRQRRIMLGLTQQQMAELIGVTYQQAHKYETGINRISAGRLFQIAQALGVEISYFFEDVEPDKNAKPKDKELMPQQRMLLELARNFSSIGNRKHQDALCNLARVLAGSEREEA
- a CDS encoding putative bifunctional diguanylate cyclase/phosphodiesterase; this encodes MARIMVIDDRVTNRNVLTRLAQSVEEGLRVQAFASPTDALASITADSVPDLVVTDFNMPGMNGAELIRQLRGQAGCELIPIIVVTVYEDRDFCYRALEAGATDFLLSPVDHLEFRARVKNLLTMRRQQRLLAERAADLEQRLVGEGGSAALLLDPAALCQRLEMPAFVTDPLGRVVAASASWARLMGLDLPQAPHRPGRLPRLDELLGEEFALRHRLQADKVLETGQAPEHPWVEAVGTGEAARRILLTCAPLADPAGQVAHVLTIWQEIDGLLRAEAGVQPAVRVDALTGLPSFPALLERISQEIGRTSADGTLLAVVHLDIDRFKSFNNAYGDAFGSTLLQALARRLRSRMKEVETLGRLRSDEFLVVHPGLRRPDEAAELCGRLSEIFAEPFQIEDREISVSASMGVTVWPTDAHDLDQLLRNAELAMHRAKQSGRDTWRFFAEEMNVTAKRTIQLERELRQALTSRQFTVYYQPQQDLRTGQLVGVEALVRWNHPHRGIVRPGEFLHVAEDIGLIAPLSNWVLQQACRQLGAWQERGIGGFNLSVNISPGQFREKGVERQIGQLLAETGIDPKWIDIEITEDALFENTTQAMATMRFLSGLGLSLSLDDFGTGYSSLAYLQRLPVHRLKIDRQFVLEIENDAQSGRIVHMIVELARTLGLTVLAEGVETQGQRAALQRVGCDQIQGHLIGMPMPAEEFERLYPGAGRRWPG
- a CDS encoding helix-turn-helix transcriptional regulator; translated protein: MIGDSFGTRLRALRSAKGLSQVELARLIRRHPTTIGPYERDEYAPPREVVDRIAELLETTPEYLWFGRSPDRPALTAAGRIGAGGIGSPLATPLPPFSLRVERLQAWLVEDNSNAPFYRAGQLALVAADPVDPAEVAGRDALVRLGDGRELLRRVLPGPRPETMLLCLAGGGGAMLAAVAEARPVLGVLEATAVGTARAEEL